The Prevotella fusca JCM 17724 genome includes a window with the following:
- the nagB gene encoding glucosamine-6-phosphate deaminase: MRLIIEPNYEQLSKWAANYVIERINAAKNQEKPFVLGLPTGSSPEGMYAELVKAYKEGRVSFKNVVTFNMDEYVGLPESHPQSYHSFMAEHLFNHIDCPKENIHILNGNAENLEAECQHYEDMIREAGGIDLFLGGIGPDGHIAFNEPGSSLRSRTRIKTLTSDTRIANSRFFDNDPNKVPVHALTVGVGTVMDAKEVLILVNGHNKAEALRAVVEGPLTQKWTISALQMHEHGIIVCDESATDKLTVETYKYFKDIEKENL, encoded by the coding sequence ATGAGATTAATCATAGAACCCAACTACGAACAGTTATCTAAATGGGCAGCCAACTACGTCATTGAGCGCATCAATGCTGCTAAGAATCAAGAGAAGCCATTTGTACTCGGCTTGCCAACTGGTTCATCACCGGAAGGAATGTATGCAGAGTTGGTAAAGGCTTACAAAGAAGGCAGAGTGAGCTTCAAGAACGTGGTTACATTCAACATGGACGAGTATGTCGGACTGCCAGAGAGTCATCCACAGAGCTACCACTCTTTCATGGCTGAGCACCTCTTCAACCACATAGACTGTCCAAAAGAGAACATCCATATTCTGAATGGTAACGCAGAAAACCTTGAGGCAGAGTGCCAGCACTATGAGGATATGATTCGTGAAGCAGGCGGCATCGACCTCTTCCTCGGTGGTATTGGTCCCGACGGACATATCGCTTTCAACGAGCCAGGTTCATCACTTCGCTCACGTACACGCATCAAGACTTTGACTTCAGACACACGTATTGCAAACTCACGTTTCTTCGATAATGATCCAAACAAAGTCCCTGTACATGCATTGACTGTAGGTGTTGGTACAGTAATGGACGCAAAAGAGGTATTGATTCTTGTTAATGGTCATAACAAGGCCGAGGCTTTGCGTGCTGTTGTAGAAGGTCCGCTCACACAGAAATGGACAATCAGTGCTCTACAGATGCACGAGCACGGTATCATTGTGTGTGATGAAAGTGCAACAGACAAGTTAACTGTAGAAACATACAAATACTTTAAAGACATAGAGAAGGAGAACTTGTAA
- a CDS encoding alpha-L-fucosidase, translated as MWLNSYSHFLKATIACTGLLFSSVVLPVVHAQEQNVVVINPTDSPADIVHKAANVVPSERQFNWQRQELTAFLHYGVNTYTGREWGDGKESPAIFNPTDLDADQWIRELKSAGFKCAILTCKHHDGFCLWPSAYTEHSVKHSPWKDGKGDVVREVSDACKKYGMDFGVYLSPWDRNSELYGTEAYNDFFVKQLTELLTLYGKVSEVWFDGACGEGPNGKKQEYDFVRWYELIRKLQPEAVIAVMGPDVRWVGTETGRGREMEWSVVPKDNLDQDAIAKNSQQEVLTAPVGDMMGQDLGSRKKIEKAKSLVWYPAEIDVSIRPGWFYHEAQDSKVKSPKELMDIYFTSVGMNGVLLLNLPPNKEGKLADADVRSLRGFRQLYATTFTDNLLANAKVTCALSEGKSRNVVDHNYDTSVLPKMKDGKAVFQFKLKNPATFNVLSVQEDIRKGQRVEKFSLEVKDAKGNWKRVTEGTTVGHKRLLKFPVETAKEVRLIISEVRAVPAISEIGLYRLRD; from the coding sequence ATGTGGCTGAATTCTTATTCCCATTTTTTGAAGGCAACGATAGCTTGTACAGGCTTATTATTCTCATCGGTAGTTCTTCCTGTGGTTCATGCCCAGGAACAGAATGTTGTTGTAATTAATCCGACGGATTCCCCTGCTGATATTGTTCATAAGGCAGCAAATGTTGTTCCGTCTGAACGTCAGTTCAACTGGCAGCGTCAGGAACTTACAGCTTTCTTGCATTATGGTGTAAATACTTATACTGGTAGAGAGTGGGGCGATGGCAAGGAGTCACCGGCTATCTTCAATCCTACTGACCTCGATGCAGACCAGTGGATACGTGAGTTGAAATCGGCTGGTTTCAAGTGTGCCATCCTTACCTGTAAGCATCACGATGGTTTTTGTTTGTGGCCATCAGCCTATACAGAGCATAGCGTGAAGCATTCTCCATGGAAGGATGGTAAGGGCGACGTGGTACGTGAGGTGAGCGATGCCTGCAAGAAGTATGGTATGGATTTCGGCGTTTACCTTTCTCCTTGGGACCGTAATTCGGAACTTTATGGAACTGAGGCTTATAACGATTTCTTTGTTAAGCAGTTGACAGAATTGCTGACCCTGTATGGTAAGGTGAGCGAAGTGTGGTTTGACGGTGCTTGTGGTGAAGGTCCTAATGGAAAGAAACAGGAGTATGACTTCGTACGATGGTATGAACTTATCCGTAAGTTGCAGCCAGAGGCAGTGATTGCTGTAATGGGACCTGACGTGCGTTGGGTTGGTACTGAAACTGGTCGTGGTCGTGAGATGGAATGGAGTGTTGTTCCAAAGGATAATCTTGACCAGGATGCAATTGCAAAGAATTCACAGCAGGAGGTGTTGACTGCACCTGTTGGCGATATGATGGGGCAGGACCTCGGTAGCCGTAAAAAGATTGAGAAGGCAAAGTCACTTGTCTGGTATCCGGCTGAGATTGACGTCTCTATCCGTCCAGGTTGGTTCTATCATGAGGCACAGGACAGCAAGGTGAAGTCGCCAAAGGAACTGATGGATATCTATTTTACTTCTGTCGGAATGAATGGTGTACTTCTGTTGAATCTCCCTCCTAACAAGGAAGGTAAACTTGCTGATGCCGATGTTAGGAGTCTTCGTGGTTTCCGTCAGTTGTATGCTACTACCTTTACTGATAATCTCTTGGCAAATGCTAAGGTTACTTGTGCGCTTTCAGAGGGTAAGAGTCGCAATGTCGTTGACCATAATTATGATACATCTGTATTGCCAAAAATGAAGGATGGTAAAGCTGTCTTCCAGTTCAAACTGAAGAATCCAGCTACTTTCAACGTTCTTTCTGTGCAGGAGGATATCCGCAAGGGACAGCGTGTAGAGAAGTTCTCACTTGAGGTGAAGGATGCAAAGGGCAACTGGAAGAGGGTGACAGAGGGTACAACCGTAGGCCATAAGCGTTTGTTGAAGTTCCCTGTAGAGACTGCTAAGGAGGTGCGCCTTATCATCAGTGAGGTGCGTGCCGTACCTGCTATCTCTGAGATTGGTTTGTACCGATTAAGAGATTAG
- a CDS encoding sialidase family protein has product MYKKILLTVSLCASLLQVGAVGTDKNNNIKNDDGFTTIVFDRANSPVPYRIPAITETRKGTLLATCDFRLSHTDVGWNNRNGLWQINVVMKTSKDFGKTWSDTVCVARGNEHAADPIRTAFGDPSIIADRTSDNVLLHCVAGKSAYQTATRQNPQHAYFFHSTDGGKTWDNGTDLTEMIHGLYDGKLPNGGNPDGIFLTSGKIMQSRYVRKGKFYRLYIAHPIRQKGVDRCGTFVIYSDDFGRTWNVLGTPSKAPSIAQDESKVEEMPDGSVLLSCRDVYGGRRFNIYTYKDAAKATGSWGEEVMPQNMTGKQVNACNGGILIVPAKRVADGKNLFVALQSVPLSARRDSVGFFYKELASYADYSTADALGSNWKKGLRVTDESSCYSTMVLMKNQRIGFLYEVRGQNDGYDIEFKSLSLKAITKGEYDILPYVDRTKYVVDAAKAHQTKALLAVKKKQVRRKK; this is encoded by the coding sequence ATGTACAAAAAGATTTTATTAACTGTATCCCTCTGCGCCTCACTCTTACAAGTAGGTGCAGTAGGAACAGACAAGAACAACAATATCAAGAACGATGATGGTTTTACCACCATCGTTTTTGATAGAGCTAACAGCCCAGTTCCTTATCGTATCCCTGCAATTACTGAGACACGTAAGGGAACACTGTTAGCTACTTGCGATTTCCGTCTTAGTCACACTGATGTGGGATGGAATAACAGAAATGGTTTGTGGCAGATTAACGTTGTCATGAAGACAAGTAAGGACTTCGGTAAAACATGGTCTGATACGGTTTGCGTGGCACGTGGTAACGAACATGCAGCTGACCCAATCCGTACCGCCTTCGGCGATCCAAGTATCATTGCTGACCGTACGTCAGACAATGTGTTGCTCCATTGTGTAGCAGGAAAGAGTGCTTATCAGACTGCAACCCGTCAGAACCCACAGCATGCTTACTTCTTCCATAGTACTGATGGTGGCAAGACATGGGACAATGGAACCGACCTTACCGAAATGATTCACGGTCTCTACGATGGTAAGCTGCCTAACGGTGGCAACCCAGATGGTATCTTCCTGACATCAGGTAAGATTATGCAGAGCCGTTACGTGCGCAAAGGAAAGTTCTATCGTCTTTACATCGCACACCCTATTCGTCAGAAGGGCGTTGACCGCTGCGGTACATTCGTTATCTATTCTGATGACTTCGGTCGCACATGGAATGTCTTAGGTACTCCATCAAAGGCTCCTTCTATTGCACAGGACGAGTCAAAGGTTGAAGAAATGCCTGATGGTAGCGTATTACTTAGCTGCCGTGATGTTTACGGAGGCAGACGCTTCAATATCTATACTTACAAAGATGCTGCGAAGGCTACAGGTAGCTGGGGCGAGGAAGTAATGCCACAGAACATGACTGGCAAGCAGGTAAATGCCTGCAACGGTGGTATTCTCATCGTTCCTGCAAAGAGAGTTGCTGACGGCAAGAATCTTTTCGTAGCTCTTCAGTCAGTACCACTTAGCGCACGTCGTGACAGTGTAGGTTTCTTCTATAAGGAGTTGGCATCTTACGCTGACTACTCTACCGCCGACGCATTGGGCAGCAACTGGAAGAAAGGTCTGCGTGTAACCGACGAGTCTTCTTGCTACTCTACAATGGTTCTTATGAAGAATCAGCGCATCGGTTTCCTCTACGAAGTCCGTGGACAGAACGACGGTTATGATATTGAGTTCAAGAGTCTGTCATTGAAGGCTATTACTAAGGGTGAATATGATATTCTTCCTTACGTTGACCGCACTAAGTACGTGGTAGATGCAGCAAAGGCACATCAGACAAAAGCACTACTTGCCGTAAAAAAAAAGCAAGTGAGAAGAAAGAAATAA
- a CDS encoding glucosamine-6-phosphate deaminase has translation MKLNLSSQIVLNQIPEEFYHPATAIERSEITRFEKVPTDIFPTIEEGAVNIANQLEADIKKREQEGRKYVMGVGSGSSLTPIFQELIKRHEAGRLSFKNVVVFNAYEYFPLNAENVNRSINQLKERFLNHIDIEVENIFTPDGTIAQDEVQEHCRQYEQHIKVLGGLDVILLGIGRMGNIATNEPGSSITSASRLILIDETAREEMKMSFGSQESVPPCSITMGVNTILAARKIYLTAWGEEKADIIKKTVEGKVTDAVPASFLQTHNDAHVAIDLSAAAKLTRIQHPWLVASCKWTDKLVRSALVWLCQVTGKPILKLTNKDYNENGLSELLALYGSAYNANIKIFNDLQHTITGWPGGKPDADDTYRPERANPFPKRVIVFSPHPDDDVISMGGTLRRLVQQGHDVHVAYETSGNIAVGDEEVVRFMHFINGFNQLFAGEQDEVIKSKYKEIKEFLKNKKEGDIDTQDIRTIKGLIRRGEARTASTFNQIPLDHVHFLDLPFYESGKIEKLPMGEADVNIVRELITKVQPHQIYVAGDLADPHGTHRKCTDAVLAAIDLEKEAKSEWLKDCRVWMYRGAWAEWEIENIEMCVPISPEELRAKRNSILKHQSQMESAPFLGNDERLFWQRSEDRNRGTAKLYDDLGLACYEAMEAFVEYKF, from the coding sequence ATGAAACTGAATTTAAGTTCACAAATAGTACTCAATCAAATACCTGAGGAGTTTTATCATCCGGCAACTGCCATAGAACGCTCTGAAATCACACGCTTTGAGAAGGTTCCGACAGACATCTTCCCAACGATAGAAGAGGGCGCTGTTAACATAGCCAACCAGCTTGAGGCTGATATCAAGAAGAGAGAACAGGAAGGAAGAAAATATGTTATGGGCGTTGGCTCTGGTTCCTCCCTCACTCCAATCTTCCAGGAACTTATCAAGCGTCATGAGGCAGGAAGGCTTAGTTTCAAGAATGTTGTCGTCTTCAATGCCTATGAGTATTTTCCACTGAATGCTGAGAATGTAAACCGAAGCATCAACCAACTGAAGGAGCGTTTCCTGAATCATATTGATATTGAAGTTGAGAACATCTTTACACCAGATGGTACCATTGCTCAGGATGAAGTACAGGAGCATTGCCGCCAGTATGAGCAGCACATCAAAGTACTGGGTGGGCTTGATGTTATTCTCTTGGGTATCGGACGCATGGGCAACATTGCAACCAATGAGCCTGGTTCAAGTATTACATCAGCCTCACGCCTCATCCTTATTGATGAGACTGCACGTGAAGAAATGAAGATGAGCTTCGGTTCACAGGAATCAGTTCCTCCCTGTTCTATCACAATGGGGGTCAACACCATCCTCGCTGCTCGCAAGATATACCTTACTGCATGGGGTGAAGAAAAGGCAGACATCATCAAGAAGACCGTTGAAGGAAAGGTTACTGATGCGGTTCCGGCATCTTTCCTGCAGACACACAACGATGCGCACGTTGCCATTGACCTTTCAGCAGCAGCAAAGCTGACACGTATCCAGCACCCTTGGCTCGTTGCTTCCTGTAAATGGACGGACAAGCTGGTACGTTCTGCACTCGTTTGGCTCTGCCAGGTCACAGGGAAACCAATCCTCAAGTTGACTAATAAGGATTACAACGAGAATGGTCTTAGCGAACTCCTTGCACTCTATGGTTCAGCATACAATGCAAACATTAAGATCTTCAATGATCTCCAGCATACAATTACAGGCTGGCCAGGTGGCAAGCCAGATGCTGACGACACCTATCGTCCAGAGCGTGCTAATCCATTCCCAAAGAGAGTGATTGTATTCTCTCCACACCCTGACGATGATGTTATTTCAATGGGTGGAACACTTCGCCGTTTGGTACAGCAGGGACATGATGTTCACGTAGCTTACGAAACATCAGGTAACATTGCTGTAGGTGACGAGGAAGTTGTACGCTTCATGCACTTCATCAATGGCTTCAATCAGCTCTTCGCTGGTGAGCAAGACGAGGTTATCAAGTCTAAGTACAAGGAGATTAAGGAGTTCTTAAAGAATAAGAAGGAAGGTGACATCGACACACAGGACATTCGTACCATCAAGGGACTTATCCGTCGTGGCGAGGCACGTACAGCTTCTACCTTCAATCAGATTCCACTCGACCATGTTCACTTCCTTGACCTGCCTTTCTATGAGTCTGGTAAGATTGAGAAGCTCCCAATGGGCGAAGCAGACGTAAACATCGTTAGAGAACTCATTACCAAGGTACAGCCTCATCAGATTTATGTAGCAGGCGACTTGGCTGACCCACATGGTACTCACCGTAAGTGTACAGACGCCGTTCTTGCTGCTATCGACCTTGAGAAGGAAGCTAAGTCAGAGTGGCTGAAGGACTGCCGCGTATGGATGTATCGTGGTGCATGGGCAGAATGGGAAATTGAGAACATCGAGATGTGTGTTCCTATCAGCCCAGAGGAACTCCGTGCAAAACGTAACTCTATCCTGAAGCATCAGAGTCAGATGGAAAGTGCTCCATTCCTTGGCAATGACGAGCGTCTCTTCTGGCAGCGTTCAGAAGACCGCAACCGTGGTACTGCCAAGCTCTATGATGACTTAGGACTTGCTTGCTACGAGGCAATGGAAGCATTTGTTGAATACAAGTTTTAG
- a CDS encoding MFS transporter yields the protein MSLNPKNLKEENKMVHSPATWVPTLYFAMGMPFVVLNMVCTLMYKGMGVSDKQIAFWTSLIMLPWTLKPLWSPFLEIYKTKKFFVVLTQLLTGVLFALVAFALHLPFFFSVTIAILAVIALSGATHDIAADGTYMSVLSNEEQARWIGWQGAFYNIAKIAATGGLVYLAGTFIEHFGVTKAWMFIMLIIATIMIVIGCYHIFILPNPKKATTDSPKSLKESLNELIEVFIDFFKKKHIIYYIFFIILYRFAEGFVMKIVPLFLKASRAKQGLGLSEQEIGLCYGTFGAAAFVIGSILAGYYIAWRGLQKSLFSLALIFNIPFIAYTLLAVYQPENLWLIGGAIVMEYFGYGFGFVGLSLFMMQQIAPGKHQMAHYAFASGIMNLGVMLPGMLSGIFSDMLGYRQFFIFVLVCTIPALLITWFVPFTYEDKTKKEKIEA from the coding sequence ATGAGTCTAAACCCTAAGAACCTAAAAGAGGAAAACAAGATGGTGCATAGTCCAGCAACATGGGTTCCTACGCTTTATTTTGCCATGGGTATGCCTTTCGTTGTGCTCAACATGGTTTGTACACTTATGTATAAAGGAATGGGAGTATCTGATAAACAGATAGCCTTTTGGACCTCCCTCATCATGCTTCCTTGGACCTTAAAGCCCTTATGGAGTCCGTTTTTAGAGATTTATAAAACAAAGAAATTCTTTGTTGTTCTGACACAGCTACTTACAGGTGTGCTTTTTGCATTAGTAGCCTTTGCCCTTCATCTTCCATTCTTCTTTTCTGTCACGATTGCAATACTTGCAGTTATTGCGCTGAGTGGTGCTACGCATGATATTGCTGCAGACGGAACCTATATGTCTGTACTCTCAAATGAAGAACAGGCACGCTGGATTGGTTGGCAGGGAGCCTTCTATAACATTGCTAAGATTGCTGCAACAGGTGGATTGGTCTACCTTGCAGGTACATTCATTGAGCATTTTGGTGTAACAAAGGCATGGATGTTTATCATGCTTATTATTGCTACAATTATGATAGTGATAGGCTGTTACCACATCTTTATCCTTCCAAACCCAAAGAAGGCAACAACAGATTCGCCAAAGTCATTAAAAGAATCATTAAACGAACTTATAGAGGTATTCATTGACTTCTTCAAGAAGAAACACATTATATATTATATATTCTTCATTATCCTCTATCGTTTTGCAGAGGGTTTTGTAATGAAGATTGTTCCTCTCTTCCTTAAGGCATCACGTGCCAAACAAGGTTTGGGATTAAGTGAACAAGAGATTGGACTCTGTTATGGAACCTTCGGTGCTGCAGCCTTCGTTATTGGCTCTATCCTTGCGGGTTATTACATTGCATGGAGAGGATTGCAGAAGAGCCTCTTCTCCCTCGCATTAATCTTTAACATTCCATTTATCGCCTATACTTTATTAGCAGTCTATCAACCAGAGAATCTTTGGTTGATTGGTGGGGCTATTGTTATGGAATACTTCGGCTATGGTTTCGGCTTTGTTGGACTCTCACTCTTTATGATGCAGCAGATTGCACCTGGTAAACACCAGATGGCACACTATGCTTTTGCAAGTGGCATCATGAACTTGGGTGTAATGTTACCAGGTATGTTGAGTGGTATTTTCAGTGACATGTTAGGTTATCGTCAGTTCTTTATCTTCGTATTGGTATGTACCATCCCAGCGCTGCTGATAACATGGTTCGTTCCATTCACATACGAAGACAAGACGAAAAAAGAAAAGATTGAAGCATAA